In Ruminococcaceae bacterium BL-6, a genomic segment contains:
- a CDS encoding Sensor histidine kinase, translating to MKSIAKILSRYVLSAAGVALILLLLNLTAFYAWMMKNADDTGGQGRVSAIAQALKEKDGVYSLTPEGEKMIDGRFAWAMLLDGEGNAVWSRNLPGDVKRKYTVAEAASFSRWYLNGYPVSVWRYSQGLLVLGAPKGSLWKYQVQFPEEVLRSAPAWLTGTLIANCAAAVILALLFGLRLIRSLKPLAQGIEDMARKQPVFLPPGGLLGDLAEKLNDTSRLLQEQEAFLQKRDTVRTHWIAGVSHDIRTPLSVVMGYASQLEESPALPEPEREKARVIRRQSERIRALINDLNLASKLEYDMQSLRRSEFRPAELARAAAADFLNRGLDVSRYPLEVTVKEGAQELVLNGDRELVQRAVSNLIQNSIRHNPDGCAVTVCVEPLYSCCKISVRDSGAGFPQKVLRAISAPITPEPLDSHGLGLTIVRGIARAHGGKAEFRNLPQGGCEASLLLPCPVPEQESKGPICRDNGGRRNPGSRS from the coding sequence ATGAAAAGCATCGCGAAAATTCTGAGCCGCTACGTCCTGTCGGCGGCGGGCGTCGCGCTGATCCTTCTGCTGCTGAATCTGACGGCCTTTTACGCGTGGATGATGAAGAACGCGGACGATACGGGCGGGCAGGGCCGCGTTTCGGCGATCGCGCAGGCGCTGAAGGAAAAGGATGGGGTGTATTCCCTCACCCCCGAGGGCGAAAAGATGATCGACGGGCGGTTCGCGTGGGCCATGCTGCTCGACGGCGAAGGGAACGCGGTATGGAGCAGGAACCTGCCCGGCGACGTGAAGCGGAAGTACACGGTCGCGGAAGCGGCCTCTTTTTCCCGTTGGTATCTGAACGGCTACCCGGTCTCCGTCTGGCGGTATTCGCAGGGGCTGCTGGTGCTCGGCGCCCCGAAAGGGAGCCTGTGGAAATACCAGGTCCAGTTCCCGGAAGAGGTGCTTCGCAGCGCGCCGGCCTGGCTGACCGGAACCCTGATCGCGAACTGTGCCGCCGCCGTGATTCTGGCGCTGCTTTTCGGCCTGCGGCTGATCCGGAGCTTGAAGCCGCTCGCACAGGGGATCGAGGACATGGCGCGAAAACAGCCGGTCTTTCTTCCGCCCGGCGGCCTGCTGGGCGACCTTGCCGAAAAGCTCAACGACACCTCCCGGCTTTTGCAGGAGCAGGAGGCGTTCCTGCAAAAACGGGACACCGTGCGTACCCACTGGATCGCCGGGGTCTCGCACGACATCCGCACCCCGCTCTCCGTCGTCATGGGGTATGCGAGCCAGCTGGAGGAAAGCCCCGCGCTGCCGGAGCCGGAGCGGGAAAAAGCCCGCGTGATCCGCCGGCAGAGCGAAAGGATCCGGGCGCTCATAAACGACCTGAACCTCGCTTCCAAGCTGGAATACGACATGCAATCGCTCCGGCGCTCCGAATTCCGCCCGGCAGAGCTCGCGCGCGCGGCGGCGGCGGATTTTCTGAACCGCGGGCTCGACGTTTCCCGCTACCCGCTCGAGGTGACTGTGAAGGAAGGCGCGCAGGAACTTGTCCTGAACGGCGACCGGGAACTTGTGCAGAGGGCCGTCTCCAACCTGATCCAGAACAGCATCCGCCACAACCCCGACGGATGCGCCGTCACCGTCTGTGTGGAGCCGCTCTATTCCTGCTGTAAAATCTCTGTGCGCGACAGCGGGGCCGGATTCCCGCAGAAGGTGCTGCGGGCGATATCGGCCCCGATCACGCCGGAGCCGCTGGACAGCCACGGCCTCGGCCTTACGATCGTGCGCGGGATCGCGCGGGCCCACGGGGGAAAAGCGGAGTTCCGGAACCTGCCGCAGGGCGGGTGCGAAGCGTCGCTGCTTCTCCCCTGCCCCGTTCCGGAACAGGAAAGCAAAGGGCCGATTTGCCGGGATAATGGGGGAAGAAGAAATCCGGGTTCGCGATCATAA
- the bcrA gene encoding Bacitracin transport ATP-binding protein BcrA, with translation MEQLIATAGLSKRYGKTDRVKDLDLAVPEGAVYGFLGPNGAGKSTTLKMILGLVRPTAGTIDVFGRRMCSRNRLSILKDVGSLIESPSYYGHLTGEENLRVIQTLRSVPRQEVERVLKIVRLEKQKDKKAEHYSLGMKQRLGLACALLGNPRLLILDEPTNGLDPAGIQEMRELICSLPKQYGMTVVVSSHLLSEMEQIATFVGIIREGELVFQDSMKALYEKSSVSIAVRTMNNALAAELLRGLGLAVRRDEDYLLLPELSDERVARCADELQKNRVGLVRIEERRKSLEDIFLELTGKAVSL, from the coding sequence TTGGAACAATTGATTGCAACGGCCGGCCTGAGCAAGCGGTACGGGAAAACCGACCGGGTGAAGGACCTGGACCTTGCCGTGCCGGAAGGCGCCGTTTACGGATTTCTGGGGCCGAACGGCGCCGGAAAATCCACCACGCTGAAAATGATTTTGGGGCTGGTGAGGCCGACTGCCGGCACGATCGACGTGTTCGGCCGGCGGATGTGCTCCCGGAACCGCCTTTCCATCCTGAAGGATGTCGGCTCTCTGATCGAATCCCCCAGCTATTACGGGCACCTGACCGGGGAGGAGAATCTGCGCGTGATCCAGACGCTGCGCAGCGTGCCGCGGCAGGAGGTCGAGCGGGTGCTGAAGATCGTACGGCTGGAAAAGCAGAAGGACAAAAAGGCGGAGCATTATTCCCTGGGAATGAAGCAGCGCCTGGGGCTGGCCTGCGCGCTTCTCGGGAACCCCCGGCTGCTGATTCTGGACGAGCCGACGAACGGCCTCGACCCGGCGGGGATTCAGGAAATGCGCGAGCTGATCTGCTCCCTGCCGAAGCAGTACGGGATGACCGTCGTCGTGTCCAGCCACCTGCTGAGCGAAATGGAGCAGATCGCCACCTTCGTCGGGATCATCCGGGAGGGCGAGCTGGTGTTTCAGGACAGCATGAAGGCCCTGTATGAAAAGAGCAGCGTCAGCATCGCCGTGCGGACCATGAACAACGCGCTGGCCGCGGAGCTGCTGCGCGGGCTGGGGCTCGCCGTGCGGCGGGATGAGGATTATCTGCTCCTTCCGGAGCTTTCGGATGAGCGGGTCGCGCGCTGCGCCGACGAGCTGCAGAAAAACCGCGTGGGCCTGGTGCGCATCGAAGAGCGCCGGAAAAGCCTGGAGGATATTTTCCTGGAGCTGACGGGGAAGGCGGTGAGCCTGTGA
- a CDS encoding ABC transporter permease: MKFKQSAASAAFQAVMYLAALIWLIPLLWMIRTAFLPQDAAVNLQAAAAPTLANFSEVLSAAPFGSYYLNTILIVAGTLLIQFFFITLAGYAFARLEFMGKNFLFTLFLAQLMITPDVLIFPMYQLMAKLSLTNSLTGIMLPFFASAMGIFLMRQNLRTIPIELEEAAKMEGCSTWGIIWKVYAPLMRPTYAAFGLISVSYHWNDFLWPLVMINDVSKRPLTLGLAVFAQAYETGAQWSDICAATSLVIAPLMVIFVLFQRQFIESFAKSGLK; encoded by the coding sequence ATGAAATTCAAACAATCGGCGGCTTCCGCCGCTTTTCAGGCCGTGATGTATCTGGCGGCGCTGATCTGGCTGATCCCCCTGCTGTGGATGATCCGCACCGCGTTTCTCCCGCAGGATGCGGCGGTGAATCTTCAGGCGGCCGCGGCGCCCACGCTCGCGAATTTTTCCGAGGTGCTGAGCGCCGCCCCGTTCGGCAGCTATTATCTCAACACCATCCTGATCGTGGCGGGGACGCTTCTGATCCAGTTCTTTTTCATCACGCTGGCGGGGTACGCGTTTGCCCGCCTGGAATTCATGGGAAAGAACTTCCTGTTCACGCTGTTCCTGGCACAGCTGATGATCACGCCGGATGTGCTGATCTTCCCCATGTATCAGCTGATGGCGAAGCTCAGCCTGACCAATTCGCTCACCGGCATCATGCTCCCGTTCTTCGCCTCCGCCATGGGAATTTTCCTGATGCGGCAGAACCTGAGGACGATCCCGATCGAGCTGGAGGAAGCGGCGAAAATGGAAGGGTGCTCCACGTGGGGCATCATCTGGAAGGTGTACGCGCCCCTGATGCGCCCCACCTACGCCGCCTTCGGGCTGATCTCCGTTTCCTACCACTGGAACGACTTCCTCTGGCCGCTCGTCATGATCAACGACGTCAGCAAGCGCCCCCTGACGCTGGGGCTGGCGGTGTTCGCGCAGGCTTATGAGACGGGCGCTCAGTGGAGCGACATCTGCGCGGCCACCAGCCTTGTCATCGCCCCGCTGATGGTCATTTTCGTCCTGTTCCAGCGCCAGTTTATCGAAAGCTTTGCAAAATCGGGGCTGAAATAA
- a CDS encoding RNA polymerase subunit sigma-24: MPGYSSGAGSPGLSKQERIYTRYRQLMFYIANGILHDEFLAEDAVHQAFVKIFEHPGSVGDVECPQTKSYVVIIVRNVCFNMLRAKRRHDPLSLDGMEERAPPADDCCVAGLVEQNDAYRRLVAEIQKLPHHYAAVLLLKYDNGYSTKEIAEMLDLSAENVKKLLQRARKKLEQNLKEREAETV, from the coding sequence TTGCCTGGCTATTCTTCCGGCGCGGGTTCGCCGGGCCTTTCAAAACAGGAGCGGATCTACACCCGCTACCGCCAGCTGATGTTTTACATAGCGAACGGGATCCTGCACGACGAGTTTCTGGCGGAGGATGCGGTCCACCAGGCTTTCGTGAAAATTTTCGAGCATCCCGGCTCGGTGGGCGACGTCGAGTGTCCCCAAACCAAAAGCTACGTTGTTATCATAGTCAGAAACGTCTGTTTCAACATGCTGCGCGCGAAGCGGCGTCACGACCCCCTTTCCCTTGACGGGATGGAGGAGCGGGCTCCCCCTGCGGATGACTGCTGCGTGGCCGGGCTGGTGGAGCAGAACGACGCGTACCGCCGCCTGGTGGCGGAAATCCAGAAGCTGCCGCACCATTACGCGGCGGTGCTCCTTTTGAAATATGACAACGGCTATTCCACGAAAGAGATTGCGGAAATGCTGGATCTTTCGGCGGAAAACGTGAAGAAGCTTCTTCAGCGGGCCAGAAAAAAGCTGGAGCAGAACCTGAAGGAAAGGGAGGCGGAAACGGTATGA
- a CDS encoding ABC transporter permease: MNRKTIQKKKAVTIAAWALILPSFLFLCAFTLYPIVQTLFSSLYSESLSNVHAAFAGLQNYANLFQDDVFRRSFWNNLIVAAVTIPVEILFATAMAVFANSVKHGRWLVRLAFFYPVILPMIAAANIWLFIYTPQYGLVGMLNSNWNLLGNPQTVLPAIIVMLIWKQSGYFMVFYLSGLQNIPAEVYEAAKIDGAGDFRIFRSITWPLLKPITLFAFIIALTDSYKMVDYLYLMTDGGPNNSSNMLLYYVYQTGFNFWDIGKASAITGILVILLLAVSAASFFRQDKRIFYS, translated from the coding sequence ATGAATCGAAAGACAATCCAAAAAAAGAAAGCGGTCACGATAGCGGCCTGGGCGCTCATTCTCCCGTCGTTCCTGTTCTTGTGCGCCTTCACGCTGTACCCGATCGTTCAAACCCTGTTCAGCAGCCTTTACAGCGAAAGCCTCTCCAACGTTCACGCCGCCTTCGCGGGCCTGCAGAACTACGCCAATCTGTTTCAGGATGACGTTTTCCGCCGCTCGTTCTGGAACAATCTCATCGTCGCGGCGGTGACCATCCCGGTCGAGATCCTCTTTGCGACCGCGATGGCGGTTTTCGCGAATTCGGTGAAGCACGGGAGATGGCTGGTGCGGCTCGCCTTTTTTTACCCGGTCATCCTCCCGATGATCGCCGCCGCGAATATCTGGCTGTTCATTTACACGCCGCAGTACGGGCTGGTGGGAATGCTCAACAGCAATTGGAACCTGCTCGGGAATCCGCAGACCGTCCTCCCCGCCATCATCGTCATGCTGATCTGGAAGCAGTCCGGCTATTTTATGGTCTTTTACCTTTCCGGCCTGCAGAATATCCCGGCCGAGGTCTACGAGGCCGCCAAGATAGACGGGGCGGGCGATTTCCGGATTTTCCGCTCGATCACATGGCCGCTTTTAAAGCCGATCACCCTGTTCGCCTTCATCATCGCGCTGACGGATTCCTATAAGATGGTGGACTACCTTTACCTGATGACCGACGGCGGGCCGAACAATTCCAGCAACATGCTTCTCTATTATGTCTACCAGACGGGCTTCAACTTCTGGGATATCGGAAAGGCATCCGCGATCACCGGCATCCTGGTCATCCTGCTTCTGGCGGTTTCGGCGGCGAGCTTTTTCCGGCAGGACAAACGGATTTTCTACAGTTGA
- a CDS encoding ABC transporter permease codes for MKALALEFYKTRGRKVWLVVFALIAVQLLWMLWSLRNMREQKLDTGWMYFLYEFPALNTLMMPVIAAVVASRLCDTEHQGRTLKLLKTVMPAGRLFGAKFLCGSAYMAAAAVFQVAMMLLGGSLKGFRGAVPAQKYLLYLLFTVSVSLTLLLFQQVFSLLAENQMIPLAVGLIGAFAGVFLMFLPKQLSYLLPWGYYMVLEGVSLEWNKAAGIVRYHYVPDNWFGLAVLAAVFLVIYLTGRFLFIKKEV; via the coding sequence GTGAAAGCCCTTGCGCTGGAATTTTACAAGACGCGCGGCCGGAAGGTCTGGCTTGTCGTGTTCGCGCTGATCGCGGTGCAGCTTCTGTGGATGCTCTGGTCGCTCCGCAACATGAGGGAACAGAAGCTGGACACGGGCTGGATGTACTTCCTCTATGAGTTCCCGGCGCTCAACACGCTGATGATGCCGGTGATCGCCGCGGTCGTCGCGTCGCGCCTGTGCGATACGGAGCATCAGGGCCGGACCCTGAAGCTTCTGAAAACCGTGATGCCCGCGGGCAGGCTGTTCGGCGCGAAGTTTCTGTGCGGCTCGGCCTACATGGCCGCCGCGGCAGTTTTCCAGGTCGCGATGATGCTCCTCGGCGGTTCCCTGAAGGGGTTCCGCGGAGCGGTGCCGGCTCAGAAGTACCTGCTCTATCTTTTGTTCACCGTGTCCGTCAGCCTGACGCTCCTGCTTTTTCAGCAGGTGTTTTCCCTGCTGGCGGAAAACCAGATGATCCCGCTTGCGGTCGGCCTGATCGGCGCTTTCGCCGGGGTCTTTCTGATGTTCCTGCCGAAGCAGCTCTCGTACCTTCTGCCGTGGGGCTATTATATGGTGCTGGAGGGCGTTTCGCTCGAATGGAACAAAGCGGCGGGCATCGTCCGCTATCACTATGTCCCGGACAACTGGTTCGGGCTCGCCGTGCTGGCCGCGGTCTTCCTTGTGATTTACCTTACCGGCCGGTTCCTGTTTATAAAAAAGGAGGTGTGA
- a CDS encoding Multidrug ABC transporter permease — translation MMRTIRAEWLKLRRSPMWPVFLILPVLPAVMGTFNYLGNLGILRQQWYDLWSQHTIFSADFFLPAMIGAYCSYLWWLENRNHNWNSAMTAPVPVPCLYFSKLLFAGAAVAAAQAETGVLFLVSGKLAGVSGQVPPMLLRWLLLGTAAGFAVCAVQLFLSLVIRSFAVPVGIAFVGGIAGAIALSKGFGLWFPYSLMPMGMQSGNPSGNFTCGTGPFLLSCVSFLIVFSIASVLWLKKRDVRSE, via the coding sequence ATGATGAGAACCATCCGCGCGGAATGGCTCAAACTCCGCCGCAGCCCGATGTGGCCGGTGTTCCTGATTCTTCCCGTGCTGCCCGCGGTGATGGGCACGTTCAACTATCTGGGAAATCTTGGGATCCTTCGGCAGCAGTGGTACGACCTGTGGTCGCAGCATACGATTTTTTCCGCGGATTTCTTTCTGCCCGCCATGATCGGCGCTTACTGCTCGTACCTGTGGTGGCTGGAGAATCGCAACCATAACTGGAACAGCGCGATGACGGCCCCCGTTCCGGTTCCTTGCCTGTATTTCTCAAAGCTTCTGTTCGCCGGAGCCGCGGTGGCGGCGGCGCAGGCGGAAACGGGCGTCCTGTTTCTCGTTTCGGGAAAGCTGGCCGGCGTTTCGGGGCAGGTCCCGCCGATGCTTCTGAGATGGCTTCTGCTCGGCACGGCGGCGGGCTTCGCCGTCTGCGCGGTTCAGCTTTTCCTTTCCCTTGTCATCCGAAGCTTCGCCGTCCCGGTCGGGATCGCCTTCGTCGGCGGGATCGCGGGGGCCATCGCCCTGTCGAAAGGGTTCGGCCTCTGGTTCCCCTATTCCCTGATGCCCATGGGAATGCAGTCCGGAAATCCGTCCGGAAATTTCACCTGCGGGACGGGTCCGTTCCTGCTGAGCTGTGTATCCTTTCTCATTGTGTTCAGCATAGCGTCGGTGCTTTGGCTGAAAAAGCGGGATGTACGGTCGGAATAA
- the regX gene encoding Sensory transduction protein regX3 produces MKDIYDCKILIVDDEPELRKMVGEILREAGFYRLIQAENCAAARRAFSSGRPDAVILDVMLPDGDGFSLMREFRAASSAPVLFLSAKDEDEDRLLGLGLGADDYITKPFLPRELTLRLQAILSRAYFPAVLREKPRPVFFLGGRKIDLNRGTVESGGESRALTAKEFTLLGKLYENRGRIVTFDSLCRDVWGDDLSACENTLMVHIRRLREKIEPDPSAPRYLLTARGLGYRLTGVTEA; encoded by the coding sequence ATGAAGGATATTTACGACTGTAAAATTCTGATCGTGGATGACGAACCGGAGCTTCGGAAAATGGTCGGGGAGATTCTGCGCGAGGCCGGGTTTTACCGCCTGATCCAGGCCGAAAACTGCGCGGCGGCGCGGCGGGCCTTTTCTTCGGGGCGTCCCGACGCCGTGATTCTGGACGTGATGCTCCCGGATGGCGACGGCTTCTCGCTGATGCGGGAATTCCGCGCGGCCTCCTCCGCGCCGGTGCTGTTCCTTTCCGCAAAGGATGAGGATGAGGACCGCCTTCTCGGGCTGGGGCTGGGCGCGGACGACTACATCACAAAGCCGTTTCTGCCGCGCGAGCTGACCCTGAGGCTACAGGCGATCCTGAGCCGCGCCTATTTTCCGGCGGTGCTCCGGGAAAAGCCGCGGCCCGTCTTTTTCCTGGGCGGCCGGAAGATCGACCTGAACCGGGGAACCGTGGAATCCGGCGGGGAGAGCCGGGCGCTGACCGCGAAGGAATTCACGCTGCTCGGCAAGCTGTACGAAAACCGCGGCCGCATCGTCACCTTTGACAGCCTGTGCCGGGATGTGTGGGGCGACGACCTCTCCGCCTGCGAAAACACGCTGATGGTCCACATCCGCCGCCTGCGCGAGAAAATCGAGCCTGACCCGTCCGCCCCGCGCTATCTGCTGACCGCGCGCGGCCTGGGATACCGGCTGACCGGGGTGACCGAAGCATGA
- a CDS encoding conserved protein of unknown function (Evidence 4 : Unknown function but conserved in other organisms): protein MKLTDEVLKRAVSEARDESLSRLPQETGDHRFSEQFEREMDDLLRRRPARRFRRRFGRVAAVTAAALVLLSVTVMSVEALRVRFFRLVSEKTPEYTAFSYQADAAASAAAEKQIQSATENFEPYAPRYLPRGYVLEHSFGGAAVKSAVYRKSGEKQGPKIVFTQGIMGTGTTAVDTENASVKEILIGDEKATFISKKEMNALVWNNDVYSFVLIVEAPEKEKIPEKETIRIAESVEPEK from the coding sequence ATGAAGCTGACGGATGAAGTTTTGAAGCGCGCCGTTTCCGAAGCGCGCGACGAAAGCCTTTCCCGCCTTCCGCAGGAGACGGGAGACCACCGCTTTTCCGAGCAGTTCGAGCGGGAGATGGATGACCTGCTCCGCCGCAGGCCGGCGCGCCGTTTCCGCCGGCGGTTCGGCAGAGTCGCCGCCGTTACGGCCGCGGCCCTGGTGCTGCTCTCGGTGACCGTCATGAGCGTCGAGGCGCTCCGGGTCCGGTTTTTCCGGCTGGTCTCGGAAAAGACGCCGGAATACACCGCATTTTCTTACCAGGCGGATGCCGCCGCCTCTGCGGCGGCGGAGAAGCAGATCCAGTCCGCGACGGAAAATTTCGAGCCTTACGCGCCGCGCTATCTCCCGCGCGGCTATGTTCTGGAGCACTCTTTCGGCGGCGCGGCCGTCAAGTCGGCCGTCTACCGCAAAAGCGGAGAAAAGCAGGGCCCGAAGATCGTTTTCACCCAGGGGATCATGGGCACCGGGACGACGGCGGTGGACACCGAGAACGCCTCTGTGAAAGAGATCCTGATCGGGGATGAAAAAGCGACGTTCATTTCCAAAAAGGAAATGAACGCGCTTGTCTGGAACAACGACGTTTATTCGTTCGTGTTGATCGTGGAAGCCCCGGAAAAAGAAAAAATTCCGGAAAAGGAAACCATCCGCATCGCGGAAAGCGTGGAACCGGAAAAATAG